In Lactobacillus sp. PV012, one genomic interval encodes:
- a CDS encoding Rib/alpha-like domain-containing protein: MLSKNNFQERLRKMERKEERFSIRKLTIGAVSVLIGVSFFAMHPQDVAKADTVTPNSSLVEDAKISVTQPTQKTEETVKVAESQSEAPETTKTTDQKATSLSDATATQSSAAEVKNDSKASSASENSVASSAVVEKQTKSKNSTAPTVTSAATKENITTNEVQQSSENVAPASASVANTQSVAATSAPTQSDTNGVNSKNSNTEVATTSALENGIKNSDNFTTLNLEKGENLLTSVNTLKNTPVVTNDESKKKALLASALNTSLVQDTAHTANVGNFADLSKAIVNKDITTINLTNDIDLTNMTEAESQVDGGLVSGGTGRNGDNWLQPYELAANKTSDSPYQGIARDVTINGNDHTVNMGKWFISLWNQNQDNNNGWHLTFNDMKVENNSTSTRYTPIYFGNMNGTNLNKVSLTFNNFQADLNTPLTNDEEPVDVIFKGKDVINVSPLKDNLTGSIQSGADRNIIFAKNVLIDDNADVSITASMLSSGSIISFDGVQDEEHNVIKLDNTNDANAGSVAVGKNAKLTIDTNGIDGKGSTTSLRGIASRNTNGTMTLNEGATVNMTLGTGHSSAVLLSNLILDKNSTLNIDTMQDNSGYSQRSSGDLGANGWLYAPIGLGVISFAQTDKASLKVAKGATLKMTRGNVKTSTPMIALGGSKVGNGNYDVDFEDGSTVDIQDASQNRALTGLIPTSASQAYNPLILVYKSNDVMKIGQMKYLNLQRTNPNGNSAGNMINASAGVTLNAGNYGGVDVKQWDKGNTGDNPNSTWQVENFGSGSNGKMNTVGMAPVEDDKQSDFKSNFNLQGTEQRVVMTSMDLEAYNYDARYQDSTAKVGETINIDTPTFYQVGEDGTLSPANPNPALIDNTTSSHPYQLGWAKTGNVNIPQGATIDSATGKITFAANQGQVGTVVNIPVTVTYKDDSIDEVIAPVYVEGDNYTPLWQKDANGNTTGVVSLHYNGDNLPETTDQSAQVANIANNYSLTYYNIPTEDDIEVAPVDLTNYGTVTWAKTPSTVVDTPSDETTVSVPVAINFDSNSTAVKNGYVAAGTQNTDLNLDLTGAESKKNDPGFSKKSIEDGLTQTQFKRLVDTSALDNAGINYTLSWADTPTTNAQNNGTVRVTYPSVMQGDGTTPAYLDVPVQYKVNDPSQTADDIDVTYPTTTVESDKPATISPVITDNDGKTTEVPAGTKFEIDGTNPAGATIDPTTGVVTIPATNTTEVTTVPIKVTYPDGSTTDTTVKSVSVATNDDVKNPTSPYDIIKDPSNLPAGTKVTWADDNTPTAGDNVPAKVIVSVPGSTPIEVTGTAHYDDSVIYTPQVKNPVQATPESLPDASDQILNMKDLPSGTTAAWQDGQQVPVTPNQTIPGTIVVTYPDGSTDTVKTTITTSGITDADEYTPEPVADLTTEIGKLPEPAKAISNASEMPTGTTYTWSKEPDVNKVGDTTGEVTVTYPDGTTDTVTVPVAVKGADKTDLQKAVDEAPTVEKTPAYENGSDEAKKAYDDAVSAGKEVLNNPDATQAQVDDATKAINDAKAGLDGKVTVKPYYPATSSSASVASSAADVAKDNADKASSAASSAASAASDASSAAEKNSAAKSAAEKASSEASVASSAASKASSAASVASSAASDAEVQKSIASEQDSIASSAASAGDSSVASDAESKASSAAKKASEDADIAKNAASDSSTAASTASSAASEASSAASDAKSKASETPSSATTTPYYPAASSSASVASSAASEAKSNSDKASEANSKAQSAASDASSAAEKNSAAKSDAEKASSAASVASSAASKASSAASVASSAASDAEVQKSIASEQDSIASSAASAGNSSVASDAESKASSAANKASEDADIAKSAASESSTAASTASSAASDASSAASDAKSKASETPSSATTTPYYPATSSSASVASSAADVAKDNADKASSAASSAASAASEASSAAEKNSAAKSDAEKASSAASVASSAASKASSAASVASSAASDAEVQKSIASEQDSIASSAASAGDSSVASDAESKASSAANKASEDADIAKSAASESSTAASTASSAASDASSAASDAKSKASETPSSATTTPYYPATSSSASVASSAADVAKDNADKASSAASSAASAASEASSAAEKNSAAKSDAEKASSAASVASSAASKASSAASVASSAASDAEVQKSIASEQDSIASSAASAGDSSVASDAESKASSAAKKASEDADIAKSAASDSSTAASTASSAASEASSAASDAKSKASETPSSASSDYASQASSAASEAGSHASDASNSSSAASSSASEAKSNADKDPNNSTASSAASTASSAASVASSAASTASSAASDASSAASVASSAQSAASSYASEGNSSAASDAESIASSAASTAKSDDSVASSAASIASSAASVASSAASVASSSASEGSSSATPSSASSDYASQASSAASEAGSHASDASNSSSAASSSASEAKSNADKDPNNSTASSAASTASSAASVASSAASTASSAASDASSAASVASSAQSAASSYASEGNSSAASDAESIASSAASTAKSDDSVASSAASIASSAASVASSAASVASSSASEGSSSATPSSASSDYASQASSAASEAGSHASDASNSSSAASSSASEAKSNADKDPNNSTASSAASTASSAASVASSAASTASSAASDASSAASVASSAQSAASSYASEGNSSAASDAESMASSAASTAKSDDSVASSAASTASSAASEASSAASEGSSSATPSSASSDYASQASSAASEAGSHASDASNSSSAASSSASEAKSNADKDPNNLTASSAASTASSAASVASSAASTASSAASDASSAASVASSAQSAASSYASEGNSSAASDAESMASSAASTAKSDDSVASSAASTASSAASVASSAASVASSSASEGSSSATPSSASSDYASQASSAASEAGSHASDASNSSSAASSSASEAKSNADKDPNNSTASSAASTASSASSVASSAASTASSAASDASSAASVASSAQSAASSYASEGNSSAASDAESVASSAASTAKSDDSVASSAASTASSAASVASSAASVASSSASEGSSSATPSSASSDYASQASSAASEAGSHASDASNSSSAASSSAGSAAKSQASTADTTPSTKTVHTETGSLPKASDTVSNLPEGSSVKWVKKPDVSTPGTHTGVVEITYPDGHTEKKTVEVIVRPHATNSTNSKRNSRAASRNRYGNSNAQRIQWLRNHGYEVVVGPHGEIISYAKTTNNEENATKDTNGKDSVAPVKGQRLPQTGASQLDNLAAILGLSLASLGFIFGLAADKKRKKN; the protein is encoded by the coding sequence ATGTTGTCGAAGAATAATTTTCAAGAACGACTTCGCAAAATGGAGAGAAAAGAAGAAAGATTCTCCATTAGAAAATTAACTATTGGTGCTGTATCTGTACTTATTGGAGTAAGCTTTTTCGCAATGCATCCCCAAGATGTAGCAAAAGCTGATACAGTAACTCCAAATTCTTCTTTAGTTGAAGATGCAAAGATTTCAGTAACGCAACCAACGCAAAAGACTGAAGAAACAGTTAAAGTAGCTGAAAGTCAAAGCGAAGCACCCGAAACTACAAAGACTACTGACCAAAAAGCTACTAGCCTTTCTGATGCAACTGCTACTCAAAGTAGCGCAGCAGAGGTCAAAAATGATAGCAAAGCAAGTTCAGCTAGTGAAAATAGTGTAGCTTCTTCTGCTGTAGTTGAAAAGCAAACTAAAAGTAAAAATAGCACTGCCCCTACAGTAACTAGTGCAGCTACTAAAGAAAATATTACCACTAATGAAGTGCAACAGTCTTCTGAAAATGTAGCTCCAGCTTCAGCATCAGTTGCGAATACACAAAGTGTTGCAGCTACTAGTGCACCAACACAAAGTGATACAAATGGAGTAAATTCTAAGAATTCTAATACTGAAGTAGCAACAACTTCTGCTCTTGAAAATGGTATCAAAAATAGTGATAATTTCACTACCTTAAATCTTGAAAAGGGAGAAAATCTTTTAACTTCTGTTAATACTTTAAAGAACACTCCTGTCGTAACTAATGATGAATCTAAAAAGAAGGCTCTTTTAGCATCTGCCTTAAACACTTCTTTGGTACAAGATACTGCTCATACTGCTAATGTAGGAAATTTTGCGGATCTTTCAAAGGCTATCGTAAATAAAGATATTACTACTATTAATCTTACTAATGATATTGACTTAACCAATATGACTGAAGCAGAAAGTCAAGTTGATGGTGGATTAGTATCTGGTGGTACTGGTCGGAATGGTGATAACTGGTTACAACCTTATGAATTAGCTGCTAATAAGACATCAGACAGTCCATACCAAGGAATTGCTCGTGATGTAACTATTAATGGTAATGATCATACCGTTAATATGGGCAAGTGGTTTATTTCACTATGGAATCAAAATCAAGATAATAATAATGGTTGGCACTTAACTTTCAATGATATGAAAGTTGAAAATAATTCAACTAGTACCCGTTATACACCAATTTATTTCGGTAACATGAACGGAACTAATCTTAATAAAGTTAGCCTTACCTTCAATAATTTCCAAGCGGATTTAAATACACCATTGACTAATGATGAAGAACCTGTAGATGTTATTTTTAAAGGTAAAGATGTAATTAACGTTTCACCTTTAAAAGATAATCTAACTGGGTCAATTCAATCAGGTGCAGATCGAAATATCATTTTTGCCAAAAATGTTTTAATCGATGATAACGCAGATGTAAGTATTACCGCTTCAATGCTTTCTAGTGGTAGTATTATAAGCTTTGATGGTGTTCAAGATGAAGAACACAATGTAATTAAGCTGGATAATACCAATGATGCTAATGCCGGAAGTGTAGCAGTTGGTAAAAATGCAAAATTAACTATTGATACTAACGGTATTGATGGTAAAGGGAGCACTACTAGCTTACGTGGTATCGCATCACGTAATACAAACGGTACAATGACCTTAAATGAAGGTGCTACTGTTAATATGACCTTAGGTACAGGTCACTCATCAGCAGTTCTATTAAGTAATTTAATTTTAGATAAAAATTCAACACTTAATATTGATACTATGCAAGACAACAGTGGCTATAGCCAACGTAGTTCGGGTGACTTAGGTGCTAATGGCTGGTTATATGCTCCAATTGGATTAGGGGTTATCAGTTTTGCTCAAACTGATAAGGCTTCATTAAAGGTTGCTAAAGGTGCTACCTTAAAGATGACTCGTGGCAACGTTAAAACTTCTACACCAATGATTGCCTTAGGTGGATCAAAAGTAGGAAATGGTAACTACGACGTTGACTTTGAAGACGGGTCAACAGTTGACATTCAAGATGCTTCTCAAAATAGAGCTTTAACTGGTCTTATTCCAACTTCTGCGAGTCAAGCTTATAACCCATTAATTTTAGTTTATAAGTCAAATGATGTAATGAAGATTGGACAAATGAAATACCTTAATCTTCAAAGAACTAATCCTAATGGCAATTCAGCTGGAAACATGATTAATGCCAGTGCTGGTGTAACATTAAATGCTGGTAATTACGGTGGTGTTGATGTCAAACAATGGGATAAGGGTAATACTGGTGATAATCCAAACTCAACTTGGCAAGTAGAAAACTTTGGTTCTGGTTCGAACGGTAAAATGAATACTGTTGGTATGGCACCAGTTGAAGATGACAAACAAAGTGACTTTAAGAGTAATTTTAATCTACAAGGCACTGAACAACGCGTTGTAATGACTTCAATGGATCTTGAAGCTTACAACTACGATGCACGTTACCAAGATTCAACTGCTAAAGTTGGTGAAACTATCAATATTGATACACCTACTTTCTACCAAGTTGGTGAAGATGGCACTCTTAGTCCAGCTAATCCAAATCCTGCTCTAATTGATAACACTACTTCAAGTCATCCATATCAATTAGGTTGGGCAAAAACTGGTAACGTAAATATTCCTCAAGGTGCAACTATTGATAGTGCAACTGGTAAGATTACTTTTGCTGCTAACCAAGGACAAGTTGGTACTGTAGTGAACATTCCTGTAACTGTAACTTATAAGGATGATTCTATTGATGAAGTTATTGCTCCAGTTTATGTAGAAGGTGATAACTACACTCCACTTTGGCAAAAAGATGCTAATGGTAATACAACTGGTGTAGTAAGTCTTCACTATAATGGAGATAATTTACCAGAAACTACTGATCAATCAGCTCAAGTAGCAAACATCGCTAATAATTACTCTTTAACTTATTACAATATTCCAACTGAAGATGATATAGAAGTTGCTCCAGTAGATCTTACCAACTACGGTACAGTGACTTGGGCAAAGACTCCTTCTACAGTAGTAGATACTCCAAGTGATGAAACAACTGTTTCAGTTCCTGTAGCTATTAACTTTGATTCAAACTCAACAGCAGTTAAGAATGGATATGTAGCAGCTGGTACTCAAAACACTGATTTAAACTTAGATTTAACTGGTGCAGAATCTAAGAAGAATGATCCTGGCTTTTCAAAGAAGAGTATTGAAGATGGTTTAACTCAAACTCAATTTAAGCGTTTAGTTGATACCAGTGCTTTAGACAATGCAGGTATTAATTACACTTTAAGCTGGGCAGATACACCAACTACTAATGCTCAAAATAATGGTACAGTTCGTGTAACTTATCCATCTGTAATGCAAGGTGATGGTACTACTCCAGCTTACTTAGATGTTCCAGTTCAATACAAGGTAAATGACCCATCTCAAACTGCAGATGATATTGATGTAACTTATCCAACTACTACAGTTGAAAGCGATAAGCCAGCAACTATTTCCCCAGTTATTACTGATAATGATGGTAAAACAACTGAAGTACCAGCAGGTACAAAGTTTGAAATTGACGGAACTAATCCAGCTGGTGCAACTATTGATCCAACTACTGGTGTTGTAACTATTCCAGCTACTAATACTACTGAAGTAACTACTGTTCCTATTAAAGTAACTTACCCAGATGGTTCCACAACTGATACCACTGTTAAGAGTGTATCTGTTGCAACTAATGATGATGTGAAGAATCCAACTTCTCCATATGACATTATTAAAGACCCAAGCAATTTACCAGCAGGTACAAAGGTAACTTGGGCAGATGATAATACTCCTACTGCAGGTGACAATGTTCCAGCTAAAGTTATTGTAAGCGTCCCAGGGTCTACTCCAATTGAAGTAACTGGTACTGCACATTACGATGATAGTGTGATTTACACTCCTCAAGTTAAGAACCCAGTTCAAGCTACTCCAGAATCATTGCCAGATGCAAGTGATCAAATTTTGAATATGAAAGATTTACCATCCGGTACTACTGCAGCATGGCAAGATGGACAACAAGTTCCAGTTACTCCTAACCAAACTATCCCAGGTACAATTGTAGTAACTTACCCAGATGGTTCTACTGATACTGTTAAAACAACTATTACCACTTCTGGTATAACTGATGCAGATGAATATACTCCCGAACCTGTTGCTGATTTAACTACTGAAATTGGTAAGCTTCCAGAGCCAGCAAAGGCAATTAGCAATGCTAGCGAAATGCCAACAGGAACTACTTACACTTGGAGTAAAGAACCAGATGTAAATAAGGTAGGCGATACTACTGGTGAAGTAACAGTAACTTATCCAGATGGGACGACTGATACTGTAACAGTACCTGTAGCTGTAAAGGGTGCTGACAAGACAGATTTACAAAAAGCTGTTGATGAAGCTCCAACTGTAGAAAAGACTCCAGCCTATGAAAATGGTAGTGATGAGGCTAAGAAAGCTTACGATGATGCAGTTTCTGCAGGGAAAGAAGTCTTAAATAACCCAGATGCAACACAAGCACAAGTAGATGATGCAACGAAGGCAATTAATGATGCTAAAGCTGGTTTAGATGGTAAAGTTACTGTAAAACCTTACTACCCAGCAACTTCAAGTTCCGCTTCAGTAGCATCAAGCGCAGCAGATGTAGCTAAGGATAATGCAGACAAAGCTAGTTCAGCAGCAAGCAGTGCCGCAAGTGCAGCTAGTGATGCATCAAGTGCTGCAGAAAAGAACTCAGCAGCTAAGAGTGCTGCAGAAAAGGCAAGCTCAGAAGCAAGCGTAGCAAGTTCTGCAGCTTCAAAAGCATCAAGTGCGGCTTCAGTAGCAAGCAGTGCTGCAAGTGATGCAGAAGTACAAAAGAGTATTGCAAGTGAACAAGATTCAATTGCAAGTTCAGCAGCCTCAGCAGGAGATAGCTCAGTAGCAAGTGATGCAGAATCAAAGGCATCAAGCGCAGCTAAGAAAGCTAGTGAAGATGCAGATATTGCTAAGAATGCCGCAAGTGATTCTTCAACTGCAGCATCAACAGCAAGCTCAGCAGCTAGTGAAGCTTCAAGCGCAGCTAGCGATGCTAAATCAAAGGCAAGCGAAACACCAAGCTCAGCAACTACCACTCCTTACTACCCAGCTGCATCAAGTTCAGCTTCAGTAGCAAGTAGTGCAGCAAGTGAAGCAAAGAGCAATTCAGATAAAGCCAGTGAAGCAAACAGCAAGGCACAAAGTGCAGCCAGCGATGCATCAAGTGCTGCAGAAAAGAACTCAGCAGCTAAGAGTGATGCAGAAAAGGCAAGTTCAGCAGCAAGCGTAGCAAGTTCTGCAGCTTCAAAAGCATCAAGTGCGGCTTCAGTAGCAAGCAGTGCTGCAAGTGATGCAGAAGTACAAAAGAGTATTGCAAGTGAACAAGATTCAATTGCAAGTTCAGCAGCCTCAGCAGGAAATAGCTCAGTAGCAAGTGATGCAGAATCAAAGGCATCAAGCGCAGCTAATAAAGCTAGTGAAGATGCAGATATTGCTAAGAGTGCCGCAAGTGAGTCTTCAACTGCAGCATCAACAGCAAGCTCAGCAGCTAGCGATGCATCAAGTGCAGCCAGCGATGCTAAATCAAAGGCAAGCGAAACACCAAGCTCAGCAACTACCACTCCTTACTACCCAGCAACTTCAAGTTCCGCTTCAGTAGCATCAAGCGCAGCAGATGTAGCTAAGGATAATGCAGACAAAGCCAGTTCAGCAGCAAGCAGTGCCGCAAGTGCTGCCAGCGAAGCATCAAGTGCAGCAGAAAAGAACTCAGCAGCTAAGAGTGATGCAGAAAAGGCAAGTTCAGCAGCAAGCGTAGCAAGTTCTGCAGCTTCAAAAGCATCAAGTGCCGCTTCAGTAGCAAGCAGTGCTGCAAGTGATGCAGAAGTACAAAAGAGTATTGCAAGTGAACAAGATTCAATTGCAAGTTCAGCAGCCTCAGCAGGAGATAGCTCAGTAGCAAGTGATGCAGAATCAAAGGCATCAAGCGCAGCTAATAAAGCTAGTGAAGATGCAGATATTGCTAAGAGTGCCGCAAGTGAGTCTTCAACTGCAGCATCAACAGCAAGCTCAGCAGCTAGCGATGCATCAAGTGCAGCCAGCGATGCTAAATCAAAGGCAAGCGAAACACCAAGCTCAGCAACTACCACTCCTTACTACCCAGCAACTTCAAGTTCCGCTTCAGTAGCATCAAGCGCAGCAGATGTAGCTAAGGATAATGCAGACAAAGCCAGTTCAGCAGCAAGCAGTGCCGCAAGTGCTGCCAGCGAAGCATCAAGTGCAGCAGAAAAGAACTCAGCAGCTAAGAGTGATGCAGAAAAGGCAAGTTCAGCAGCAAGCGTAGCAAGTTCTGCAGCTTCAAAAGCATCAAGTGCCGCTTCAGTAGCAAGCAGTGCTGCAAGTGATGCAGAAGTACAAAAGAGTATTGCAAGTGAACAAGATTCAATTGCAAGTTCAGCAGCCTCAGCAGGAGATAGCTCAGTAGCAAGTGATGCAGAATCAAAGGCATCAAGTGCAGCTAAGAAAGCTAGTGAAGATGCAGATATTGCTAAGAGTGCCGCAAGTGATTCTTCAACTGCAGCATCAACAGCAAGCTCAGCAGCTAGTGAAGCTTCAAGCGCAGCCAGCGATGCTAAATCAAAGGCAAGCGAAACACCAAGCTCAGCTTCAAGTGATTACGCAAGCCAAGCATCAAGTGCTGCAAGTGAAGCAGGAAGTCATGCAAGTGATGCTTCAAACTCATCAAGTGCTGCCTCAAGTTCCGCTAGCGAAGCAAAGAGCAATGCAGATAAGGATCCAAACAATTCAACTGCTAGCTCAGCTGCTTCAACTGCATCAAGTGCAGCAAGTGTTGCAAGTTCAGCTGCATCAACAGCAAGTTCAGCAGCTAGCGATGCATCAAGTGCAGCTTCAGTAGCCTCAAGTGCACAAAGTGCAGCCTCAAGTTATGCAAGTGAAGGTAACTCAAGTGCAGCAAGTGATGCCGAATCAATAGCTTCAAGTGCTGCAAGCACAGCTAAGAGTGACGATTCAGTAGCCAGCTCAGCTGCATCAATAGCAAGTTCAGCAGCAAGTGTGGCATCAAGCGCAGCCTCAGTAGCCTCAAGTTCAGCTAGTGAAGGTTCATCTTCAGCTACTCCAAGCTCAGCTTCAAGTGACTACGCAAGCCAAGCATCAAGTGCCGCAAGTGAAGCAGGAAGCCACGCAAGTGATGCTTCAAACTCATCAAGTGCTGCCTCAAGTTCCGCTAGCGAAGCAAAGAGCAATGCAGATAAGGATCCAAACAATTCAACTGCTAGCTCAGCTGCTTCAACTGCATCAAGTGCAGCAAGTGTTGCAAGTTCAGCTGCATCAACAGCAAGTTCAGCAGCTAGCGATGCATCAAGTGCAGCTTCAGTAGCCTCAAGTGCACAAAGTGCAGCCTCAAGTTATGCAAGTGAAGGTAACTCAAGTGCAGCAAGTGATGCCGAATCAATAGCTTCAAGTGCTGCAAGCACAGCTAAGAGTGACGATTCAGTAGCCAGCTCAGCTGCATCAATAGCAAGTTCAGCAGCAAGTGTGGCATCAAGCGCAGCCTCAGTAGCCTCAAGTTCAGCTAGTGAAGGTTCATCTTCAGCTACTCCAAGCTCAGCTTCAAGTGACTACGCAAGCCAAGCATCAAGTGCCGCAAGTGAAGCAGGAAGTCACGCAAGTGATGCTTCAAACTCATCAAGTGCTGCCTCAAGTTCCGCTAGCGAAGCAAAGAGCAATGCAGATAAGGATCCAAACAATTCAACTGCTAGCTCAGCTGCTTCAACTGCATCAAGCGCAGCAAGTGTTGCAAGTTCAGCTGCATCAACAGCAAGTTCAGCAGCTAGCGATGCATCAAGTGCAGCTTCAGTAGCCTCAAGTGCACAAAGTGCAGCATCAAGTTATGCCAGTGAAGGTAATTCAAGTGCTGCAAGTGATGCCGAATCAATGGCTTCAAGTGCTGCAAGCACAGCTAAGAGTGACGATTCAGTAGCAAGCTCAGCCGCATCAACAGCAAGTTCAGCAGCTAGTGAAGCTTCAAGCGCAGCTAGTGAAGGTTCATCTTCAGCTACTCCAAGCTCAGCTTCAAGTGATTACGCAAGCCAAGCATCAAGTGCTGCAAGTGAAGCAGGAAGTCACGCAAGTGATGCTTCAAACTCATCAAGTGCTGCCTCAAGTTCCGCTAGCGAAGCAAAGAGCAATGCAGATAAGGATCCAAACAATTTAACTGCCAGCTCAGCTGCTTCAACTGCATCAAGCGCAGCAAGTGTTGCAAGTTCAGCTGCATCAACAGCAAGTTCAGCAGCTAGCGATGCATCAAGCGCAGCTTCAGTAGCCTCAAGTGCACAAAGTGCTGCCTCAAGTTATGCAAGTGAAGGTAACTCAAGTGCAGCAAGTGATGCAGAATCAATGGCATCAAGCGCAGCAAGCACAGCTAAGAGTGACGATTCAGTGGCAAGCTCAGCTGCATCAACAGCAAGTTCAGCAGCAAGTGTGGCATCAAGCGCAGCCTCAGTAGCCTCAAGTTCAGCTAGTGAAGGTTCATCTTCAGCTACTCCAAGCTCAGCTTCAAGTGACTACGCAAGCCAAGCATCAAGTGCCGCAAGTGAAGCAGGAAGTCACGCAAGTGATGCTTCAAACTCATCAAGTGCTGCCTCAAGTTCCGCTAGCGAAGCAAAGAGCAATGCAGATAAGGATCCAAACAATTCAACTGCCAGCTCAGCTGCTTCAACTGCATCAAGCGCATCAAGTGTTGCAAGTTCAGCCGCATCAACAGCAAGTTCAGCAGCTAGCGATGCATCAAGTGCAGCTTCAGTAGCCTCAAGTGCACAAAGTGCAGCATCAAGTTATGCCAGTGAAGGTAATTCAAGTGCCGCAAGTGATGCCGAATCAGTAGCTTCAAGTGCTGCAAGCACAGCTAAGAGTGACGATTCAGTAGCCAGCTCAGCTGCATCAACAGCAAGTTCTGCAGCAAGTGTGGCATCAAGCGCAGCTTCAGTAGCCTCAAGTTCAGCTAGTGAAGGTTCATCTTCAGCTACTCCAAGCTCAGCTTCAAGTGATTACGCAAGCCAAGCATCAAGTGCTGCAAGTGAAGCAGGAAGTCACGCAAGTGATGCTTCAAACTCATCAAGTGCTGCCTCAAGTTCAGCAGGCTCAGCCGCAAAATCACAAGCTTCAACTGCTGACACGACTCCATCTACTAAGACAGTTCATACAGAAACTGGATCTCTTCCAAAGGCAAGTGACACTGTAAGTAATTTACCAGAAGGAAGCTCAGTTAAGTGGGTTAAGAAGCCGGATGTATCAACTCCTGGCACCCATACTGGTGTGGTTGAAATTACTTACCCAGATGGTCATACTGAAAAGAAGACTGTTGAAGTAATTGTACGTCCACATGCCACTAATTCAACTAATAGTAAGAGAAACAGTCGTGCAGCATCTCGGAATAGATATGGTAACAGCAACGCACAACGTATCCAATGGCTTAGAAACCATGGCTATGAAGTAGTTGTAGGACCACATGGAGAAATTATTTCCTATGCTAAGACAACTAATAATGAAGAAAATGCTACTAAGGATACTAATGGTAAGGATTCTGTAGCTCCTGTTAAGGGTCAACGTTTACCACAAACCGGAGCAAGTCAATTAGATAACTTAGCTGCAATCTTAGGATTAAGTTTAGCAAGTCTAGGATTTATTTTCGGACTAGCAGCCGATAAAAAGCGCAAAAAGAACTAA
- a CDS encoding helix-turn-helix domain-containing protein, with amino-acid sequence MKSKSTINMLKKIWDTSPKDINGEVPIPSASQDTSFYNIFLEKNSSFPANYSTQQATLLMVVGGEAKIEVDGKILKMKAGTLLTLKRKIKYRILKLETTCYLVKIKFHISFKWIKFIHDLHLRSTREQKLAEIYSKRMLDKGYFYFLNSAKSLPSKLCVQLLHEYWESNLFTWNVGVYFTQLILVSSLERLRADNTELPVLNKENLIDYIDENYANINLTVAARHFGFSSSYFSRQVKKIMGTTFIRLVEKRRIEEAKRLRITKKYTINEIMQEVGYASKSFFYKKLKEEIDNIN; translated from the coding sequence ATGAAATCAAAATCGACAATAAATATGTTGAAAAAAATCTGGGATACGAGTCCTAAGGATATTAATGGAGAGGTTCCAATTCCATCAGCTTCTCAAGATACCTCATTTTATAATATATTTTTAGAAAAAAATTCTTCTTTCCCAGCCAATTATTCTACTCAGCAAGCTACTCTATTAATGGTTGTGGGAGGAGAAGCGAAAATAGAGGTAGATGGGAAAATACTAAAGATGAAGGCCGGCACGTTGCTGACTTTAAAGCGAAAAATTAAATATCGGATTTTAAAGTTAGAAACTACCTGCTATTTAGTAAAAATTAAATTTCATATTAGTTTTAAGTGGATAAAATTCATTCATGATTTACATTTAAGGAGTACAAGAGAACAAAAGTTGGCTGAGATATATTCAAAGCGGATGTTAGATAAGGGCTATTTTTATTTTTTAAATTCGGCTAAGTCTCTTCCAAGTAAACTCTGTGTACAGTTGCTGCATGAATACTGGGAGTCTAATTTATTTACTTGGAATGTAGGTGTATATTTTACTCAACTAATTTTAGTAAGTTCTTTAGAGCGATTAAGAGCAGATAATACTGAATTGCCAGTTTTGAACAAAGAAAATCTAATCGATTACATCGATGAAAATTACGCCAATATCAATCTTACAGTTGCTGCTAGACATTTTGGCTTTAGTAGTAGTTATTTCTCTAGACAAGTAAAGAAGATAATGGGAACAACCTTTATTCGCTTAGTAGAGAAGCGACGGATTGAAGAAGCAAAAAGACTAAGAATAACAAAAAAGTATACAATTAATGAAATAATGCAAGAAGTAGGCTATGCTAGTAAGTCATTTTTTTACAAAAAGCTAAAGGAAGAAATAGATAACATAAATTAA